The Osmia bicornis bicornis chromosome 12, iOsmBic2.1, whole genome shotgun sequence genome contains the following window.
GAGGGCGACGACCGGTGCCGCGACGAAAACTGACAGGTATAGAAACGCTTCGCGCGGGAACGAATCGATGAAACGAGCGAGAAGCGTGGAGACATTGTTGAGGTACAATGGCGCGGACGAGGTGGCCGGTACTCGTGGCCTAACCGGTCGCGTTGCCGCGAACGGTCTGAAGCAGGAGCCGGTCAACGACCACATTATCCTGATAGATCGGACCACGGTGAAGATAGAGAGCCGACTGGGCGAGTTGGACAGGCCGAAAGCAGTGAATAAACCGAAGAGAATCAAACCGTTGCTGGCGGAGACCGAGAGGCCACCGCCGGATCTAGTCAAGACCACCATGAGAATCTTCGAGGGGTCCGCGAAGAAGCTGAAACCGAAGGGCGAGGTAGCAGCGAAGGTAGCCACCTTCAAGACCATCAACGACACGTTCAAAGCGCAGAGCACGCAGAAGAAGATGGTGACCAAACCACCGGTCCAACCGAAACCTTTCGTGAACGGTAATTCGCGAACGGCCGGTTCCCCGAAGAAGATCGTGCTGCCGCAGAAACCGACAGCCGAGTTGATCGAGACGCAAGAGGAGTTCCACTTCGACGGGGTGATCACGGACCCCATAGTGCAGTCGGTGTCGTCGGTGGTCAGCAAGTTCCAGCAGATCGAAAAGTCGCATTCTCCCTCGCCCTCGCCCGAGCCATCCTTCAAGTTCAAGTTCTCCCCGGCGCCGAGTCCCGAGCCTCAATTAAGTAAATTCAAGTCCTCGTTAGAGATCAGCGTGAAATCCCCGCCCGTAACGCCCGTTCTTTCCCCCAGAATTCCCTCGCCCAGGCTGCACAGCCCTTCGTCACCGATGAAGGAGAACGCGACGAGGCACAGTCCACCGTCCCCGATGAAGGAGCTGCCCAGGCAGAACTCCAGTCCCGTCCACAAACCACCGCCGAGTCCCAGCAGGGAGTTGCTAAGACAAATGTCCCTGCCCTCCTCGGAACCGAGCAAATTCCCACGAACCGACGAGACCACGGTAAATAACACCGCGGAACATCCGAGACAACAGCGGTCGCCGGAAAGGATACAGAGTCCTGCGGAACGAGAGAAGCTCGACGAGCCAAAGTTGCCGATCGACCCGACGGTGGTAGCCAGCGACGATGAGCTCGCGGAGGAGGAGGTCGACGCACCGAAAACCATTTCGAAAGCAGCGTTGGAGAACATCGCGAGAACCGGGGTCACGATGCAGTTCAGCTTCAACGACAAGCCCGTCTCGAACAAGTCCTACCTGCCGGGTTTCAAGCAGAACGGACAGAAAGCGACGGACGAACAGCCGGATGCTAGAAACGAGACCAAGCCGTCGGAGTCGAGGGGCAAGTCGTTTTTGTCCGATTCTAGTGGGAACGAGACGGGAAACGATACAGGGAACGTAGCCGTAACGGAACAAGAGACGGTGGTATCGAGGCTGCAGGAGAGGCTAGAAACGGACAAACGCGATAGGAAGATCGAGGACAGTAAAGAAGATACCGACGCGAAGGTTAACGTTGATAACAAACCGATCGGGGCTATCTGTAGCCTAGGTTTGATCAAGTCCTCGACCATCACCTCCTATCCTCAAGGGAACGATTCGAAAACGATAAGATGCCAAAAGAGCAACGAATCGCCACCTCAAAAACAAATAGGGATAATAAGACCCCTCGTGTCGACCAAGACGCAGCATCCTCAACAGAATTTGAGCAACCGGGAGCTGGAAAAGAATCTGATCAATCGGGTGAAGAGCATAGAACAACCTACCAAGGTTGTGGTTAGCTTGAAGAGCGCGGAGGAGATTCAACCTGCGAAAAAGACCGGTTCAGGTGGCGCCGGTCTATGGGAGACGAAGCCCTGGAATCAACAGAACAACACCATGGTGTTCAATTTCAGTAACCGGAAGGACGTGCCCGATTATATCGAGAACGATGGACTAATCATTAAAAGGAAACGGGAGAAGCCGAAGGTGAGTCACCGATACCTTTTAATCTTCACCGGCTTCGATTTCTTATCGGAGCAATatatttccaatttttttttaacacctACGTTTCCAGTTATCGTTGGAGCGAAACGAAGGTTGAAATTAGCCTGATAGAgtcaatttaaaaacaataattttctCGTTAGAATCGACGTGAAAGAGAGCAACAGTTCGTGATTTGGATGCAAAAAGAAGTTTGCGATTGATACGGTTCAATAGGGGCCTGGTACGAGTTACTTTCTTTTCCTACGTGTACATAATTCAAGCATTTCACTTTCCTTTAATACATCGCGTTAACAAAAgccttcttcttcctctcgtCCGAGCCATTGGTCGAGGCGCGTGCTTGCTCGCTGCCACGATGTTAACGGAATTTCAAGTAACGTCTGAGCATTCGAAGCACGCGGTCACATTTAAACCATTCGTGTACGCACGACCGTTTATTTGCTTTTCCATTTCGCGCTCCAGCGGAATCTTGCCTTTTGATTCATCGTAAATCGCGTAAAAAGCAGAGAATTAAGATCGGTAAATCGAATATGGCGATGATTCTGACTTTCTCGCATTAGATAACCCGGAAGCTCCGTTTGAATACGGATAGCCCCGGATAATTTGCCAACGAGCTCTTTCTCCTTCGTCCTGGCTCAATTTCTCGCTGCACGATCTTCCTAGATGATCGTTCCTGCTCGATCTAATGCCCGTAACGGGGTATCCGCGAATCGGTCGAAAGACGACCGTTTAACGAACCGGAAACTGGAACGTGCTTCGAAACCTGCGCATCTTGCCAAACCGTACGAAACCTTTCTTACGTTTTCTCTTTGATCTGTTCTTCAAGGAATTAGTCGCTAGTTTACGTATAAGAGAAGCCCCGTTTCGTCCGAGGAACAATTGGATCATTTCTAAGGACGAAACTGACGACGAAATCAGCCGCTTAACGCCCACGCGTTTTCTAAGCGgatcttttcttcttttcccgTACGTTGCTAGTGTATACGGTTACCTACAAGTGTACGTTTACGTTTAACGGTCAGCCTCGGGGAAAGATGAAATTTCGCGCGACACGCGTAATTCGATTGACGACATGTCGCGCGTATCCGATTGCTTGTCCCGTAAGGTGTAAGGCGTAAGGTAACCTCGCCTCGTCTACGATTCCCTCCGCCAACTTGCCGCTGTTGCAACCTTCTTGTTGGTAATCGAGCGATGATTAAAAGCTCCTTTCATCGAACGACGACAGTTAGAGTAGTAACTTGGAAGCTGCAATTTTCAAGCTTCCGTAGTTTCGGGATAGATTAAAATAGTTGAAGGAAATAGATAGAAAGTTATGGGAGAAACTTTGATGACTAAGAATGCGCAGAGATTACATAGTCGTAGCGATTGTATCGCGCGGAACACTCGGTCGCGTTAATTAACCTTCGACGACTCGGTAATAATTACGCAATCCGGTGCGTTTTAACCCGGCGAACGTGTACCACGCGTTAATTACCGTTGGGTAGCTAATTGAACGCGATAATTGGTCTTATTAATCGACGAAAATACTTGCGCGGCGGATACCGAGGGCGTGCTCATTGAATTAGGTCTAAATAGATACTTACCACGCATGGACTGAGTATCGGAATAAGgataaaagtaataaaagagaaggaaaaatgtaatagCATTGCTGAGATTAAGCTGGTGGAATTCCTATCGTTAGCCGAGTGCAACGATGCTCGTTTCGTAATATGCAGTTGGAAAGAAATTAATCGTGGAGCGAGAAGCGTTACCGAGCTGACGTTACGTCGACGAAAAGTACACGTGTTTCTCTCGGaaatatttccaatttttGTGTCGAAGGGAGCTCGGTAACGGTAAAAATCTTTCACAATCCTTCGAAAGTTTGTCCGCGGTGAAAGCAGAAATTACGAGGCGTTTTTAATTGTTacggaaatgaaaaatttcatcgttaCTCGGTTAATGGAAGCAAGCGTTGTTTATTGTGGTTACAAATGTTGCTTGATATCTGTGATTCGCTTGTTTTAGACTACAGTAGACATTCGTTGCCTCCGTAGAAGGACGTTAAAACCGGAAGCAAGGAACGCAACCGATGGTTATGCGTTATTACATAAGCATTAAACGCGTTTCTTCGCTTTCTGCATTATTACTGTTATCGAGAATTCCCCTTGCAGTGAATGGCCTGATGTAACATCACGGGTACAATGGCAAGAAAGGAAAACGAGACTCTTTTAGAACGTTCACTGTACAATGTACGCGTGTATTTGCATTATcgtcgaaggaaaataaaaacgaaatTAGTTTCTTATCGGTTTTATTTGTACATACAATGACGCGTAGTTTAGAATACAGCTAGATGAATCAGCTGATCGTTATATCGATTGGTAACTAATAAGAACAGACTGAAAACTGAGCCTCGATTTGTAAATGATCGATGAGTCATCCCGTTCTCTATCAGTTTATCCAATTATTTTTTCGCTCGTGTTCGATAAGACACTCGCTCGAAGAAGATTGTAGATCGCAAGGTGATCCCGCTGGAGAACGGTGTAAGATGCATGCATAGTTTGCCGCATCGTTCAAAGAAGCACTGTTCGTTGCATTCGTCAGCTGGTTTACCGTATTGCATGCACGGTAATCGAGTTTATACGGCTGGAGAATGTATCCTTGACCTTCTTTCTTTCGATACTTATTACCGTAGTCTGCCATTCGCGTCGCGCGTCTTACTTTTCGCGTGTCGAGTTCCAGAAGAAATCCTATTCCTTGAGAATACAGCGGATAAAATTCTTCCAGGATATATGCGGAGTCGATAAAAACCGATTGCCTGTCGAACAGAGACGTTGAATTCATCGGTTGATAAACGCTTGTTAACACCTGGACACCTTATCTTCTCGTCTGGGTCGATAATTTTCTATCTTCTGGACGGTGGATTTTACGCCGAACGATTCGAAGCGTTTCAATCGAATCGCATGCACGGTTATCTTTATCTGGACACGATGGAGATGTTCCTTTCCACGACGGAGGGAATCGAATTCACAGTTTCTCTCGATTGACCTCGCGATCTCGGCAGGT
Protein-coding sequences here:
- the LOC114873249 gene encoding uncharacterized protein LOC114873249, whose amino-acid sequence is MATASNATTSAGETSGNNVPQWKRDLIQRRRQQNKVLANNGASVKLCSAVIGGTPATTTTNSTTDAVDPSGGQEQCLTGNVSSRTRTTSTGEESSDTVNSSNGNGGSGGSAIAGVVVSSCPFFSRGPACGAIVSGGTIVATEVAGSTVACNMRLEADLSFCSDSEDVANGTLSKPTDTERKSEHGDGSENEDVKSSSDPLAGCEEHRVTGGGGGVGGALRGTNKVERDVLMEVSKSKSGKIETEMARNRGSSSDDGESDSSEELQYGPGIVNKLKSKYLNLTLREMNKSRVSVQRFRRAASLEDLLDCEEESSEKSARKYAKRATTGAATKTDRYRNASRGNESMKRARSVETLLRYNGADEVAGTRGLTGRVAANGLKQEPVNDHIILIDRTTVKIESRLGELDRPKAVNKPKRIKPLLAETERPPPDLVKTTMRIFEGSAKKLKPKGEVAAKVATFKTINDTFKAQSTQKKMVTKPPVQPKPFVNGNSRTAGSPKKIVLPQKPTAELIETQEEFHFDGVITDPIVQSVSSVVSKFQQIEKSHSPSPSPEPSFKFKFSPAPSPEPQLSKFKSSLEISVKSPPVTPVLSPRIPSPRLHSPSSPMKENATRHSPPSPMKELPRQNSSPVHKPPPSPSRELLRQMSLPSSEPSKFPRTDETTVNNTAEHPRQQRSPERIQSPAEREKLDEPKLPIDPTVVASDDELAEEEVDAPKTISKAALENIARTGVTMQFSFNDKPVSNKSYLPGFKQNGQKATDEQPDARNETKPSESRGKSFLSDSSGNETGNDTGNVAVTEQETVVSRLQERLETDKRDRKIEDSKEDTDAKVNVDNKPIGAICSLGLIKSSTITSYPQGNDSKTIRCQKSNESPPQKQIGIIRPLVSTKTQHPQQNLSNRELEKNLINRVKSIEQPTKVVVSLKSAEEIQPAKKTGSGGAGLWETKPWNQQNNTMVFNFSNRKDVPDYIENDGLIIKRKREKPKVGDGGIIVLDATLDASTTDDAEWELTGGPPSPCDVSFFNDNVLINGRSNLSRTPRNHKHRIQFDDTATRTFEYPSEASMLEGESSVDGDTSGSDEQSPPITNKTSSSNSTTSLPTLLGGGGGLASYTPSKVDLTSEGFELGVTSRAVSSTLPSTQTSTPSTDQAENETDVDYLKPAQDAGAWGSETTGDLLY